One Lutra lutra chromosome 7, mLutLut1.2, whole genome shotgun sequence DNA window includes the following coding sequences:
- the LOC125104423 gene encoding LOW QUALITY PROTEIN: olfactory receptor 4F4-like (The sequence of the model RefSeq protein was modified relative to this genomic sequence to represent the inferred CDS: inserted 1 base in 1 codon) produces MYKMEEANQSMTSEFIFRGLCDSRELQTFLLLPFSTLYLMTVVGNLFVVLLFITDPHLHSPMYFLLANLSLXDFCLSSVTIPKLTTDFLKDNKTISFGGCMTQILCVHFFGGGEIVLLVTMAYDHYVAICKPLHYSSIMDRQKCIWLVLISWIIGFVHAMSQLAMILDLPFCGSRIVDSFFCDIPLVIKLACMDTHTLGMLINADSGILATTCFILLLMSYTYILLTVRLNSKDGASKALSTCTSHITVVLLFFGPCIFIYLWPLNITWMDKFLAVFYTVITPLLNPAIYTLRNKDIRNAIKILINQHMDSQDNF; encoded by the exons ATGTACAAAATGGAGGAAGCAAACCAGTCTATGACATCTGAGTTCATTTTTCGTGGACTTTGTGATTCAAGGGAGCTCCAGACCTTCCTCTTACTGCCTTTTTCTACGCTCTACCTGATGACTGTTGTGGGCAACCTCTTTGTCGTGCTCTTATTCATCACTGACCCTCATCTCCATTCCCCAATGTACTTCCTCTTAGCCAATCTCTCAT TGGACTTCTGCCTTTCCTCAGTAACTATCCCTAAATTAACAACAGACTTTCTAAAGGATAATAAAACCATCTCCTTTGGTGGCTGCATGACCCAGATCCTCTGTGTgcatttttttggagggggtgagATAGTGCTGCTGGTGACAATGGCCTATGATCAttatgtggccatctgcaagccactGCATTACTCTAGCATCATGGACAGACAGAAGTGCATCTGGTTAGTTTTGATATCATGGATCATTGGCTTTGTGCATGCCATGAGCCAACTAGCCATGATTTTAGATCTGCCCTTCTGTGGATCCAGAATAGTGGACAGTTTTTTCTGTGATATCCCTTTGGTGATCAAACTGGCCTGCATGGATACACATACTCTAGGAATGCTGATAAACGCTGACAGCGGGATCTTGGCAACAACTTGCTTCATTCTCTTACTGATGTCCTACACCTATATCCTCCTAACTGTCCGTCTAAACTCCAAGGACGGAGCATCAAAAGCACTCTCTACCTGTACTTCCCACATCACAGTAGTGTTGCTATTCTTTGGACCTTGCATCTTCATCTATCTGTGGCCACTTAACATCACTTGGATGGACAAGTTTCTTGCTGTGTTTTACACAGTAATCACACCTCTCCTGAATCCAGCCATTTACACACtgagaaataaagacattagGAATGCCATAAAGATACTGATAAATCAGCATATGGATTCACAggataatttttag
- the LOC125104424 gene encoding LOW QUALITY PROTEIN: olfactory receptor 4F21-like (The sequence of the model RefSeq protein was modified relative to this genomic sequence to represent the inferred CDS: deleted 3 bases in 2 codons), which translates to MGRVTHLTLIQDQEKPLLPKSVEGLNDSVVSEFMLLGLSSSWETKFLMLIFSLIYLGIILGNLFIFFLVIFDSHLHSPMYFLLANLSLIDVGVASTTVPKMIRDLLSEYKIISFQSCMTQICFIHIMGGVEMVLLIAMAFDRYTAICKPLHYLMNIMNPKICVSFVIAGWVTGVIHAMSQFAFIINLPFCGPNEVDSFYCDFPRIIKLACTDGDRFEFIIAANSGFMSMGTFFLLILSYIFILVTVWKRSSGDLSKAFVTLSAHITVVVLFFTPCMFLYVWPFPTSSIDKYLFIVDFAIIPVLNPTIYTLRNKDIKVAIKRLSKHGYYVKFC; encoded by the exons ATGGGCCGTGTGACCCATCTTACACTAATCCAGGACCAAGAAAAAC CTCTCCTGCCCAAGTCAGTGGAAGGATTAAATGATTCTGTGGTTTCTGAGTTTATGTTGTTGGGACTCTCTAGCTCTTGGGAAACTAAG TTTCTCATGTTGattttttccttgatttatttaGGGATCATCCTGGgaaatctcttcattttctttttggtaatttttgattCTCACCTACATTCTCCTATGTACTTCCTGCTGGCCAACCTGTCACTCATTGATGTGGGAGTTGCCTCTACCACAGTCCCAAAGATGATTAGGGACCTTTTAAGTGAATACAAGATTATTTCTTTCCAAAGCTGCATGACACAGATATGTTTTATCCACATCATGGGAGGAGTGGAGATGGTGTTACTCATAGCCATGGCATTTGACAGGTACACAGCAATCTGTAAGCCTCTTCACTACCTG ATGAACATCATGAATCCTAAAATATGCGTTTCATTTGTAATTGCTGGCTGGGTAACTGGGGTGATCCATGCTATGTCTCAGTTTGCTTTCATTATAAACTTGCCCTTTTGTGGTCCTAATGAAGTAGACAGCTTTTACTGTGACTTTCCCAGGATCATAAAACTTGCATGCACAGATGGAGACAGGTTTGAGTTTATTATTGCTGCCAACAGTGGCTTCATGAGCATGGGCACCTTCTTCTTGCTAATTCTTTCCTACATCTTCATTTTGGTCACTGTCTGGAAACGTTCTTCAGGAGACTTATCGAAAGCATTTGTCACTCTGTCAGCTCACATCACTGTGGTGGTTCTTTTTTTCACTCCATGCATGTTTCTCTATGTCTGGCCTTTCCCCACATCATCAATTGACAAATACCTGTTCATTGTTGACTTTGCTATTATCCCTGTCTTGAATCCCACCATCTATACATTACGGAATAAAGACATCAAGGTAGCTATAAAAAGATTGAGCAAACATGGATATTATGTCAAATTTTGCTGA